The segment AATGTAAGTGGATACGATATTAACGCTACAACTAAAACAATTGCCTTAAAATTTAATGTTTTAAAAGTGAATTTCACACCATAACTAGCCATATATAGATAAGATGAAGCTGTAGTGATTACTAATAAAACCCAAAATGTAACAAAAATCAAGTCAACTCTCTCTAATAGGGGTGAGGTGAAGCCTTTGGTCATATAAAGGACTGGTTGAGGTATTGTTTTTATTTCATCAGGACTAAAATAAATAGAGCAAGTAAAAACAGTAAAAGAGTAAAGAAAAGTCACAAAGATATTTGCAATACTTGACATGAAATATGCTTTTCTAGGTGCAATCTTGGTGTGTGCGTAGCCAACCATGATCACTTCTAAACCAAGCATTGCTATAATACAGTCTTTAGAAGCAATAAGGATATTTTTGATTCCGTTATAACCTATTGGCAAAATGTATAATATGTTTACTTTTTTGTAGGAGATAGCTACTGAGATAATAATTAATACAATAATAAACGCTGTTAAAACATTAAACCTAGCAATGGGTTGGAGTCCAGCTTTAACCAAGTAAATGATTGGTACTAATAATGTTATAACTATCATCCAATGCGGGGTATAAATGAGAATCCAAGTTTTGATTATCTCACTATATAAAACCAATATGAACGAAAAGATTGTAATAAAAAATAAGATGTATAACGAGTTAAAAATAAATCCAAGTTTCTTCCCAAATAATAACATCTGCATGCTATAGATGGTCTCCATCTTATCCTTGTTTTTTAGCAACATCCAAATGACTGTTATTATTATCTGAATACCTATACCAGCAACTATGACAGATATCCATCCATCCCACTTTGCATTTTTTGAAACTGTATATGGTAGAGATAAGACACTGACTCCTATTTGAGTTTGAATTATTAGTACAAAAAGTTGCCACTGTGAAATTTCATTTTTGTTTGTAATCACTTTTTTGCACACTCTCTATTCAGGCTTCTTATTAGTTAACTTTTCATTTATTATCCAGCTAGGTAGCCTAACTATGCTATCCCTAAATTCTTTTGGATCAAAAGGTGATAAGGGTGATAGATAGGGCTTGCCATACGACTCTAATTGACAGAGGTGTATTATTATGATGGAAAATCCAATGATAATGCCTATAAATCCAAAATAAGCTGCAGCTATCATTAATGGAAACCTCATTATTCTTTTAGACATACTCAATTCATATGTTGGCACCACAAATGAAGCAACTGCTGTGAGAGCTACCACAATTATCATCAAAGTAGAAACTAAACCTGCATTTACAACCGCATCGCCAATTACTAACCCCCCAACAATACCTATTGTAGGGCCTAGAGGATTGGGTAACCTTATTCCTGCCTCTCTTATTAATTCTATTGTGATTTCTAATATTATTGCTTCAACGATTGGTGGATACGGAATTTCTTGAACAGAATCTTTAAAGGCTAATGCTAAATCCCCAGGGATGACCTCATAATGAAATGCAATAAGCGCAATATATAAAGGAGGGAGGCTTAGTGCAATGATAAAACTCAATAATCGGAGTATACGAAAAAAGCTTCCTATTAACCACCTGCTTTGGTAATCGTCTGGAGACTGATAGAATGTGAAAAATGTCACTGGCAAAATATAAGCCGTTGGGCTTCCATCAATAAGTAAGGTAATTCTTCCTTCAAGTAAATTGTTGACTGCCC is part of the Sutcliffiella sp. FSL R7-0096 genome and harbors:
- a CDS encoding GerAB/ArcD/ProY family transporter, producing the protein MITNKNEISQWQLFVLIIQTQIGVSVLSLPYTVSKNAKWDGWISVIVAGIGIQIIITVIWMLLKNKDKMETIYSMQMLLFGKKLGFIFNSLYILFFITIFSFILVLYSEIIKTWILIYTPHWMIVITLLVPIIYLVKAGLQPIARFNVLTAFIIVLIIISVAISYKKVNILYILPIGYNGIKNILIASKDCIIAMLGLEVIMVGYAHTKIAPRKAYFMSSIANIFVTFLYSFTVFTCSIYFSPDEIKTIPQPVLYMTKGFTSPLLERVDLIFVTFWVLLVITTASSYLYMASYGVKFTFKTLNFKAIVLVVALISYPLTFIPREQYLLIDDIGRVINYVTFGFLLFLPILLLLLSYLFKGKGENNETIP
- a CDS encoding spore germination protein; translated protein: MNMDLKRFSIKKQHSQKNNNLQGLTVDLDMSLNIALLKKLTYDTDDLIIKTFNEEITLVYFESKVDYSDLEKYILSPLTHHQSVEFVESISLHKTVNINDINEAIEYLTQGNCLIIQENKPVIIAIHVENVMKREISEPINEQVIRGSHIGLIERMSSNINLIRSNVHHPGLVVKYIKSAKKISSDRIAILYIEELADKDIVEKLSRKLSIINTDNINYTYFNEELLENNTFSPFPQVLNTERVDRAVNNLLEGRITLLIDGSPTAYILPVTFFTFYQSPDDYQSRWLIGSFFRILRLLSFIIALSLPPLYIALIAFHYEVIPGDLALAFKDSVQEIPYPPIVEAIILEITIELIREAGIRLPNPLGPTIGIVGGLVIGDAVVNAGLVSTLMIIVVALTAVASFVVPTYELSMSKRIMRFPLMIAAAYFGFIGIIIGFSIIIIHLCQLESYGKPYLSPLSPFDPKEFRDSIVRLPSWIINEKLTNKKPE